A genome region from Candidatus Neomarinimicrobiota bacterium includes the following:
- a CDS encoding efflux RND transporter periplasmic adaptor subunit translates to MMKHLPLLLLVTALIACTGENNQTYTTTGTIEAYKIDVRASAPGKILYNKIPEGTEATEGQLFTVIDTTDFHLQKEQLLSKMEGLNIQMQSLKAKEDQLAIRLDFLNKQVQRLKKLVASAGASQDKLDEVLVERDVIKSQLEDIPAQRRATRNQQEQIRKQMAQLNYRIEEASITAPANGTILQRYVETGERIQPGHLLATIGITDTVWTMMYLPEPRLSGISLGQEIRIGIDGRDTPISGRVEWIASEAEFTPKTVYTEDTRTSLTYAVKVQIPNPDGLLKIGMPVKLSL, encoded by the coding sequence ATGATGAAACACTTACCATTACTATTACTCGTTACCGCACTTATAGCATGCACTGGTGAGAATAACCAAACCTATACCACCACCGGTACGATTGAGGCCTACAAAATCGATGTCCGGGCATCTGCGCCGGGGAAAATTTTATATAATAAAATTCCTGAAGGCACTGAAGCAACGGAAGGTCAACTCTTTACAGTAATCGACACCACGGACTTTCACCTGCAAAAGGAGCAGCTGCTCTCAAAGATGGAGGGCCTGAATATTCAAATGCAATCTTTAAAGGCAAAAGAAGATCAGTTGGCGATTCGCCTGGATTTCCTGAATAAGCAGGTGCAACGCCTGAAAAAACTGGTGGCCAGCGCTGGCGCTTCGCAGGACAAGCTGGACGAAGTGTTGGTGGAGCGGGATGTCATCAAGTCCCAACTCGAGGATATCCCGGCGCAACGCCGGGCTACCCGGAACCAGCAGGAGCAGATCCGGAAACAGATGGCACAGTTGAATTATCGAATCGAAGAAGCCAGCATTACCGCCCCGGCGAATGGCACCATTCTCCAACGATATGTGGAAACGGGAGAGCGCATTCAGCCGGGACACCTGCTGGCCACCATCGGGATTACGGATACGGTGTGGACAATGATGTATCTCCCGGAGCCGCGCCTTTCCGGCATCTCCCTGGGACAGGAGATTCGGATTGGAATCGATGGCAGAGATACACCAATCAGTGGACGCGTGGAATGGATTGCGTCTGAGGCGGAATTCACGCCGAAGACGGTCTATACCGAGGATACCAGAACATCGCTGACGTATGCTGTCAAAGTGCAAATTCCGAATCCCGACGGTCTGCTGAAGATCGGTATGCCGGTGAAGCTGAGCCTATAG
- a CDS encoding TolC family protein produces the protein MVNIFERRQSNRLGKTLKVIFLLLILPFPLHSLFALDSPDTLTIDLSQAQSLAMEKNPQIQAAQKSQTQANSRITQARGRFMPRVSAFGSYTHNFELPVFTIGLTGQPRTMRVGTEENISTGIQVEQPIYLGGVIRSGYDVARTSAARATNQVEVQQQAILMEVRQTFYRSLHARQLIQVSREALRNTRRNLEVVQRQADLGTASDFDVLRAKVQVANTRPRLIAARHQYEQSLTALRTAIGLEPDQPSMVEGELRQRPTSWADSSLTSLQNRAYRHRKELENISLEQQIQEQNLAIARASLLPKISASTSWQYQLQNEEILFDRSEYYRSIAGGINISVPIFTGWQNSSSIAQARVALKQVDDRRRQVRHQIAAEVETAYYALVQAEEQLASQQETVAQARKGLELAEVRFAEGTATQLDILNAQLALQQAQSNESQYLLQYNIARDQLLHAMNMLKIES, from the coding sequence ATGGTTAACATATTTGAAAGACGCCAGAGTAATCGCCTGGGCAAAACCCTCAAAGTTATCTTCCTCCTTTTAATACTCCCATTTCCCCTGCATTCACTATTCGCACTGGATAGCCCTGATACCCTGACAATCGACTTGTCGCAGGCCCAATCCCTGGCGATGGAAAAGAATCCACAGATTCAGGCCGCACAGAAATCACAGACACAGGCCAATTCCCGCATCACTCAAGCCAGGGGACGATTTATGCCCCGGGTTTCAGCGTTCGGTAGTTACACGCATAATTTTGAATTGCCGGTTTTTACCATAGGTCTGACAGGCCAGCCACGCACGATGCGGGTCGGCACCGAAGAGAATATCTCCACCGGTATCCAGGTGGAGCAGCCGATTTATCTTGGCGGAGTAATCAGGTCCGGTTACGATGTCGCCAGAACCAGCGCGGCGCGAGCTACAAACCAGGTGGAGGTGCAGCAACAAGCCATCCTGATGGAAGTACGTCAAACCTTCTATCGATCCCTGCATGCCAGGCAGTTAATTCAGGTCTCCCGGGAAGCACTCAGGAATACCCGTCGCAATCTGGAAGTTGTGCAGCGGCAGGCAGACCTGGGAACCGCCAGCGACTTTGACGTGCTCCGTGCCAAGGTTCAGGTGGCCAACACCCGGCCGCGGCTGATTGCCGCCCGTCATCAGTACGAACAATCACTCACCGCGCTGCGCACGGCCATCGGCCTGGAACCGGATCAGCCGAGTATGGTCGAAGGCGAACTCCGGCAACGGCCGACCTCATGGGCCGACTCGTCCCTCACCTCTTTGCAAAACAGAGCATATCGCCACCGGAAGGAACTGGAAAACATCAGTCTGGAGCAGCAAATTCAGGAACAAAACCTGGCCATCGCCCGCGCCTCCCTGCTCCCGAAAATCAGTGCATCAACGTCCTGGCAATACCAACTGCAAAACGAGGAGATCCTGTTCGACCGGTCCGAGTATTACCGGAGTATTGCCGGGGGTATTAATATTTCCGTACCGATCTTCACGGGCTGGCAGAATAGTTCGAGCATCGCTCAGGCCCGGGTGGCGCTGAAACAGGTGGATGACCGGCGGCGCCAGGTACGTCACCAAATTGCCGCCGAGGTTGAAACCGCATATTACGCGTTAGTCCAGGCCGAGGAGCAGCTGGCATCGCAACAGGAAACCGTGGCGCAGGCCCGGAAAGGCCTGGAACTGGCGGAAGTCCGTTTCGCTGAAGGCACCGCCACCCAGCTGGATATCCTGAATGCACAGCTCGCTCTGCAGCAGGCGCAGTCCAATGAATCGCAATATCTGCTGCAATACAATATTGCCAGAGATCAACTATTGCATGCGATGAATATGCTGAAAATTGAAAGTTAG
- the glgP gene encoding alpha-glucan family phosphorylase — protein sequence MNKNGIEPIANKAGDSKRSIFYFTMEIALRSDMPTYSGGLGVLAGDTLKSAADLGIPMAGVTMLWRNGYFKQEIDENGWQKEENAIWDYKNKLRKLPNYARVKIGGESIRIEVWEYKIVGRTGYSVPVYFLDTNLPENPEHARNLNQYLYGGDEYTRLCQEVVLGIGGIRILRDIGFNNGQVYHLNEGHASLLALELIRERGYNSYDKIKKNCVFTTHTPVAAGHDEFPYDLLKQVLHPIYLEHLEGIIGHGHSLNLTRLSHKLSRYVNGVSQMHGKVAREMLDDPNIGAITNGIHLQTWIHESFQDLFTDKLPGWQFDPSVFVHALKIPDDEIRKAHNTAKAELLDYVNQTYKTELKEDVLTVGFARRAATYKRADLLFTDIERLLEIGAGKIQFIYAGKAHPKDNAGKELIQRVVQGGKKLGKEIPVVYLEEYNMDIGAMLTSGCDVWLNNPQRPREASGTSGMKAASNGVLNFSILDGWWIEGHLEDKTGWAIGPRADMTDMEKYDESKDVEDLYRKLEEKVIPTYYEKPEKWVEMMKTSIALITPYFNTHRMLREYVEYGYSDSF from the coding sequence ATGAATAAAAACGGAATTGAACCGATAGCGAATAAGGCAGGCGATTCAAAACGAAGTATCTTCTATTTTACCATGGAAATTGCTCTCCGGAGCGATATGCCCACTTATAGCGGAGGATTGGGAGTCCTCGCCGGAGACACGCTCAAATCGGCAGCAGATCTGGGCATTCCGATGGCCGGCGTCACCATGCTGTGGCGGAACGGTTACTTTAAGCAGGAAATCGATGAAAACGGGTGGCAGAAGGAAGAGAATGCCATCTGGGATTACAAAAATAAATTACGGAAGCTTCCCAATTACGCCCGGGTAAAGATCGGTGGCGAAAGTATTCGGATTGAGGTGTGGGAATACAAAATCGTTGGACGGACCGGATACTCGGTCCCGGTGTATTTCCTGGACACCAATCTGCCTGAAAATCCCGAACACGCCCGGAACCTGAACCAATATCTCTACGGCGGTGATGAATATACCCGGCTGTGCCAGGAAGTAGTTCTTGGTATCGGCGGCATCAGAATTCTCCGGGATATCGGTTTCAATAATGGACAGGTGTACCACCTGAACGAAGGCCATGCTAGTCTGCTGGCCCTGGAATTGATTCGGGAGCGCGGGTATAACTCGTACGATAAAATTAAGAAAAATTGTGTTTTTACCACGCATACGCCTGTGGCAGCCGGACACGATGAGTTTCCCTACGATCTGTTAAAACAAGTTTTGCACCCTATCTATCTTGAACACCTGGAAGGCATTATTGGGCACGGGCACTCTTTGAACCTGACCCGGCTGTCTCACAAACTGAGCCGCTATGTGAATGGCGTCTCCCAGATGCACGGGAAGGTAGCCCGGGAGATGCTGGACGATCCAAACATAGGGGCAATTACGAACGGCATCCATCTCCAGACATGGATTCACGAGTCGTTCCAGGATCTGTTTACCGACAAATTGCCCGGCTGGCAGTTCGATCCGTCAGTCTTTGTTCATGCGTTAAAAATTCCAGACGACGAAATCAGGAAGGCTCATAACACGGCGAAGGCCGAACTCCTGGATTACGTAAATCAAACCTACAAAACCGAGTTGAAAGAAGACGTGCTCACCGTTGGATTCGCACGGCGGGCGGCCACGTATAAGCGCGCCGATCTGCTGTTTACGGACATCGAACGCCTGCTGGAAATCGGGGCCGGAAAAATACAGTTTATATATGCCGGCAAGGCGCATCCCAAGGATAACGCCGGTAAGGAGTTGATCCAGCGGGTGGTGCAGGGCGGCAAAAAGCTTGGGAAAGAAATTCCGGTAGTATACCTGGAAGAGTATAATATGGACATCGGCGCCATGCTGACCAGTGGCTGTGACGTCTGGCTGAACAATCCGCAGCGTCCCAGAGAAGCATCGGGCACGAGTGGTATGAAAGCCGCATCTAATGGTGTGTTGAATTTCAGTATTCTGGACGGCTGGTGGATCGAAGGACACCTGGAGGACAAAACCGGGTGGGCGATTGGTCCCCGTGCGGACATGACCGATATGGAAAAATACGATGAGTCCAAAGATGTGGAAGACCTGTACCGTAAGCTGGAAGAAAAGGTGATCCCCACTTATTACGAGAAGCCTGAGAAGTGGGTTGAGATGATGAAAACCAGTATTGCGTTGATTACACCGTATTTCAACACCCACCGGATGCTCAGGGAATATGTCGAATATGGGTATAGCGATAGCTTCTGA
- a CDS encoding TetR/AcrR family transcriptional regulator, with protein MNTRKEYFDEGSPQSEILYAALEEFVQFGKKGARMQSIADRAGVNKALLHYYFSNKENLHQEVLRRIFQYAFSRVSASLEEASEPRDQMRELISRYYDFIAEFPELPRLMIHEIHTNPDEIVAMFSQIFTSREDRNYPQAIFEVITQGIQKGQFRQVDPRQFMITILSTILFFFVAKPLLTKVIGIENEEKFIIQRKAHIQDVLLTYLERDKA; from the coding sequence GTGAATACGCGCAAAGAGTATTTCGATGAAGGATCCCCTCAATCTGAAATACTGTACGCCGCGCTGGAGGAGTTCGTGCAGTTCGGCAAGAAGGGCGCCCGGATGCAATCCATTGCTGATCGGGCCGGCGTAAACAAAGCGCTCCTTCACTATTATTTTTCCAACAAGGAAAACCTCCACCAGGAGGTACTGCGCCGGATTTTCCAATATGCGTTCTCCCGCGTTTCTGCGTCGCTTGAGGAAGCCTCCGAACCGCGGGATCAAATGCGGGAACTCATCTCCAGATATTACGATTTTATTGCCGAATTCCCGGAACTGCCCCGGCTTATGATCCACGAGATTCACACTAATCCGGACGAAATCGTCGCCATGTTCTCACAGATATTCACGAGCAGAGAGGATCGAAATTATCCCCAGGCAATTTTCGAAGTGATTACGCAGGGGATACAAAAGGGACAGTTCCGCCAGGTCGACCCGCGACAATTCATGATTACTATTTTGAGTACCATTTTATTTTTCTTTGTCGCCAAACCCCTGCTCACCAAAGTAATCGGCATCGAAAACGAGGAAAAATTTATCATTCAGCGAAAAGCACATATTCAGGATGTCCTGTTAACGTACCTCGAAAGGGATAAAGCATGA
- a CDS encoding efflux RND transporter periplasmic adaptor subunit, with translation MSARLVLTGLLAFFLFGCQGEQQNGVESQDTREISVGTAQGEAVPVSAIRATRDTMVQYISTIGTFQPLKSTTIVAPVEGRVASVLMKNGIEVKTGDLLLQLHTAPYQDKLIRARSTFIRSLSAAVQEFRADSTPQAEFLSDYLNDVLHSPAIDPLPLIALHGNKEIPAGLKAGLGSGLGGDSDSGALVFTNREYMVLARHDVPGAYADVRQAERDLTSTEIRAPFSGILFGVTGSGGELIQTGAELATLTSLDTLQVAIDILESNLRDVTPGTPFRILANDGSVIARGKIDGISPAIDEETRTAEAFAILPNPDHLWKASQHLQIEVRKARFPDRLVVPKEAVLTRNERDLVFIVQDGLAKWRYIETGPENKRMVSIQSGIAPGDTVIVRGHYTLAHDSPVNFRMVNPNKIRQSNSN, from the coding sequence ATGAGTGCTCGGTTAGTGTTAACCGGGTTACTTGCTTTTTTTCTGTTCGGATGTCAAGGGGAGCAACAGAATGGTGTTGAATCGCAAGATACCCGGGAAATCTCTGTAGGGACAGCGCAGGGCGAGGCAGTGCCTGTGTCCGCAATACGCGCCACAAGAGATACTATGGTGCAGTATATTTCTACGATTGGCACATTCCAACCATTGAAATCGACGACTATTGTCGCCCCGGTGGAGGGGCGGGTTGCTTCAGTTCTCATGAAAAACGGGATAGAAGTGAAAACCGGAGATTTGCTCCTTCAACTCCACACCGCTCCATACCAGGATAAGTTGATCCGGGCACGAAGTACGTTCATCCGGTCCTTAAGTGCTGCGGTTCAGGAATTTCGGGCGGACAGTACTCCGCAAGCCGAATTCCTCTCGGACTATCTCAACGACGTATTGCATTCCCCAGCCATAGATCCGTTGCCATTAATTGCGTTACATGGGAATAAGGAAATTCCCGCCGGGCTGAAAGCCGGATTGGGTTCGGGACTTGGCGGTGATTCGGATTCCGGCGCACTGGTTTTCACCAATCGGGAATATATGGTCCTTGCGCGACATGATGTTCCCGGCGCCTACGCGGATGTCCGGCAGGCGGAACGGGATTTGACCTCGACAGAAATTCGTGCGCCTTTCTCCGGCATTCTTTTCGGGGTCACCGGTTCCGGCGGGGAACTGATTCAGACCGGAGCGGAACTTGCGACACTTACATCCCTGGATACGTTGCAGGTGGCGATAGATATCCTGGAAAGCAATCTCAGGGATGTCACTCCCGGCACCCCTTTCCGGATACTGGCAAATGACGGGTCAGTCATTGCCCGGGGAAAAATCGATGGAATAAGCCCGGCCATAGATGAAGAGACGCGAACTGCCGAAGCGTTTGCGATCCTGCCGAATCCGGATCATCTCTGGAAAGCAAGTCAACATTTACAGATCGAGGTGAGGAAGGCGCGGTTTCCGGACAGGCTAGTAGTCCCGAAGGAAGCGGTGCTGACCCGCAATGAGCGGGATTTGGTATTTATAGTGCAGGACGGGCTGGCCAAATGGCGCTATATCGAAACCGGTCCGGAAAACAAACGGATGGTTTCAATTCAAAGCGGAATTGCTCCCGGGGATACTGTCATCGTGAGGGGACATTACACGCTGGCACACGATTCACCCGTGAATTTCCGCATGGTGAACCCAAACAAGATAAGACAGTCCAACAGTAACTGA
- a CDS encoding ABC transporter ATP-binding protein: MTDQFAVDVRNLTKTFGKFTAVDHIDFSVEEGEIFGFLGANGAGKTTTIRMLTGILLPNAGEGQVSGFSIMGETEQIKQNIGYMSQKFSLYTDLTVRENLEFFGGTYGLSNSELAERIGFVTELYSIGNILDQITGSIPLGWKQRVGLASATIHDPRILFLDEPTSGVDPTARRHFWRTIYQLASREDASTVFVTTHYLEEAEYCDRVAIMHQGQILALDTPRNLKEEYNLSNMEDVFVRIIKEREEELAR; encoded by the coding sequence ATGACAGATCAATTCGCCGTGGATGTCCGGAACCTCACCAAAACCTTCGGTAAATTTACCGCCGTGGATCACATCGATTTTTCGGTGGAGGAGGGCGAAATTTTCGGATTCCTCGGCGCAAACGGCGCCGGCAAGACCACAACGATCCGTATGCTCACCGGTATCCTGCTGCCGAACGCCGGTGAAGGTCAGGTTTCCGGGTTTTCCATCATGGGCGAAACCGAGCAAATCAAACAGAACATCGGCTACATGTCCCAAAAGTTTTCCCTTTACACCGATCTGACCGTCCGGGAAAACTTGGAATTTTTCGGCGGCACCTACGGACTGTCAAATTCCGAACTGGCGGAGCGCATCGGTTTCGTCACGGAACTCTACAGCATCGGAAATATTCTGGATCAGATTACCGGCTCCATTCCGCTGGGATGGAAGCAGCGAGTCGGTCTGGCCAGCGCCACCATCCATGATCCGCGTATTCTGTTCCTGGACGAGCCGACTTCCGGAGTTGATCCGACCGCCCGCCGGCACTTCTGGCGCACCATCTACCAACTGGCTTCCAGAGAAGATGCCTCCACGGTCTTCGTCACGACGCATTACCTGGAAGAGGCGGAATACTGCGACCGGGTGGCCATCATGCACCAGGGACAAATCCTGGCGCTGGATACGCCGCGTAACCTAAAGGAAGAATACAACCTCTCAAACATGGAAGACGTCTTCGTGCGCATCATTAAAGAACGTGAGGAGGAACTGGCCAGGTGA
- a CDS encoding ABC transporter permease yields MPQKKTSRRARLLPLIKKEFIQIFRTKPMLAFIFVMPIVQTLVMGYAVTTEVTRVPMVICDQERSQQSRQLIRSIRQTEYFDLVGITSEYTEIERYMDSGEAASALVIPPDFTRQMRKNKVPVLQAIMDGSNSNTAQIAIGYLQGLMGKYGEQLRVWYPNDIMYYAGLNPPIRIAANMRVWYNPNFENTYFMVPGIIGLILAFSTLILTAVSIVREREVGTLEQLMVSPLKSWQIMLGKITPFALLGFVEISIVMVAGKYYFMIPMRGSFPLLFFVSFLMLLTTLGLGLFVSSITKTQQQSMFVAWFFLIFIILMSGFFFPVDNMPLWLRRLSLLDPLRYYIACLRGIFLKGAGFQALLPQIGALAGYGVLIITFASLRFQKRIS; encoded by the coding sequence ATGCCACAGAAGAAAACATCACGACGCGCACGACTCCTCCCGCTAATCAAGAAGGAGTTTATCCAGATTTTCCGAACCAAGCCGATGCTGGCGTTTATCTTTGTGATGCCGATCGTGCAAACGCTGGTGATGGGATACGCCGTGACCACGGAAGTCACGCGCGTGCCGATGGTCATCTGCGATCAGGAGCGGTCGCAGCAGTCGCGGCAGCTCATCCGGAGTATACGGCAGACGGAATACTTTGACCTCGTCGGAATAACATCCGAGTATACCGAAATAGAACGGTACATGGACAGCGGTGAGGCGGCCTCCGCTCTGGTCATTCCGCCGGATTTCACCCGCCAGATGCGGAAAAATAAAGTCCCGGTCCTCCAGGCGATTATGGACGGGAGTAACAGCAACACCGCCCAGATAGCCATCGGCTACCTCCAGGGGCTTATGGGAAAATACGGCGAACAGCTGCGGGTTTGGTATCCCAATGACATCATGTATTACGCCGGATTGAATCCTCCAATCCGGATAGCAGCCAATATGCGTGTCTGGTACAATCCGAACTTCGAGAACACCTATTTTATGGTACCGGGAATTATCGGGTTGATTCTGGCCTTTTCCACGCTGATCCTCACTGCCGTCTCCATCGTCCGGGAACGGGAAGTGGGTACGCTGGAGCAGCTCATGGTGAGTCCGCTCAAATCATGGCAGATTATGCTCGGAAAAATTACGCCGTTCGCCCTGTTGGGTTTCGTGGAAATCAGCATCGTGATGGTGGCCGGGAAATACTATTTCATGATCCCGATGCGTGGGAGTTTTCCACTCCTCTTTTTCGTGAGTTTCCTCATGCTGCTGACGACTTTGGGACTTGGACTTTTCGTCTCCTCGATCACAAAAACCCAGCAACAATCCATGTTCGTGGCGTGGTTCTTCCTGATCTTCATCATCCTGATGTCGGGATTTTTCTTCCCGGTGGATAATATGCCACTTTGGCTTCGGCGGCTTTCGCTGCTGGATCCGCTCCGGTACTATATTGCATGTCTCCGTGGGATTTTCCTCAAAGGCGCAGGTTTCCAGGCGTTATTGCCGCAGATTGGTGCGCTGGCAGGCTATGGTGTACTGATCATTACTTTTGCGAGTTTACGGTTCCAGAAACGGATTAGTTAA
- a CDS encoding ABC transporter permease, with product MISGTFTIAKKEFIHIIRDPRSLILIMVLPLLMMVLYGYAINMDVKNVKLGVLDNDHSWASREVIRGFGGTDFFEIFGYYDSRNAIRQAVESGAIKGVLVFPAGFTESVGRGVSPEMQVIIDGSDANTGKIIQTGVSVILSNVILGSTSAKPFFTMETRVWYNPELEGVNFIVPGLVAVFLMMIATILTSITIAREKETGTMIQLRLSPASASQIIIGKVLPYTVLAFIVGTLMLTFALLYYGVPFHGSPLLLAGLSVAYLLASLSIGLLVSTVAESQQIAMAGGMLGTMLPSILLSGFIFPLRSMPVALQWISTVIPAKYFLEILRGIMLKGNSMIYLWPPLWSLLIFTAIVMVISIARFRRQFKIAG from the coding sequence GTGATCTCCGGGACATTTACTATCGCGAAAAAGGAGTTCATCCACATTATCCGGGATCCCCGGTCGCTCATCCTCATCATGGTGCTGCCGCTCCTGATGATGGTGCTCTATGGCTACGCCATCAACATGGATGTAAAAAACGTGAAGCTCGGCGTATTGGATAACGATCATTCCTGGGCTTCCAGAGAAGTGATACGCGGATTCGGCGGAACCGATTTCTTTGAGATTTTCGGCTATTACGATTCCAGAAATGCCATTCGCCAGGCCGTCGAGAGCGGCGCTATTAAGGGTGTTCTGGTGTTTCCGGCTGGTTTCACCGAAAGCGTGGGACGCGGCGTATCACCGGAGATGCAGGTTATCATCGACGGTTCGGATGCGAACACGGGCAAAATCATCCAAACCGGTGTCAGCGTAATTCTTTCCAATGTGATCCTGGGAAGCACATCGGCGAAACCGTTTTTCACCATGGAAACCCGGGTCTGGTACAATCCGGAACTGGAGGGAGTGAATTTTATCGTCCCGGGACTGGTTGCGGTGTTTTTGATGATGATCGCGACCATTCTTACGTCTATCACGATTGCCCGGGAAAAAGAGACCGGCACCATGATTCAGCTGCGGCTATCCCCGGCAAGCGCTTCCCAAATTATCATTGGAAAGGTGCTGCCGTACACCGTGCTGGCATTTATCGTCGGCACCCTGATGCTCACGTTCGCTTTACTTTATTACGGCGTCCCATTCCACGGTTCTCCGCTATTGCTGGCGGGACTCAGCGTGGCGTATCTGCTGGCGTCCCTGTCCATCGGATTACTCGTTTCCACCGTGGCCGAAAGCCAGCAGATTGCCATGGCCGGCGGGATGCTTGGCACTATGCTTCCCTCCATCCTGCTCTCCGGGTTCATCTTTCCGCTGCGGAGTATGCCGGTGGCGCTCCAGTGGATTTCCACGGTGATTCCTGCCAAGTATTTCCTGGAGATCCTCCGTGGGATCATGCTGAAAGGCAATTCAATGATTTATCTCTGGCCGCCGCTCTGGTCTTTATTGATTTTCACGGCGATCGTCATGGTCATCAGCATCGCCCGGTTTCGGCGGCAGTTCAAAATCGCAGGATGA
- a CDS encoding ABC transporter ATP-binding protein — MDTPFLQIENLTKRFDALTALDGIAADIPENSIFGIIGPDGAGKSTLMKIVVGLIQSDSGSLRFSARDIRKPGGIGYMPQEFSLYPDLTVHENLMFFANLYKIRGNERKERYNRLLEFSRLTNFTNRRAENLSGGMKQKLALISVLMYAPPLLILDEPTTGVDPMARAELWEMLQTLKSEGRTILVSTSYMEEAVQCDEVIFLSHGKVLANNSPGGLKANYAQALFEVRTQKIMTILPTMEQTDWIHMIYPKGDRIHLSVQESDISESEMQSRLDDIIDREFSVSRISPGMEDVYAALEGQS; from the coding sequence GTGGACACTCCCTTCCTGCAAATCGAGAACCTAACTAAGCGCTTCGACGCCCTCACAGCGCTGGATGGCATCGCTGCGGACATCCCGGAGAATTCCATCTTTGGGATTATCGGGCCGGACGGCGCCGGAAAGTCCACATTAATGAAAATCGTTGTCGGACTCATTCAATCCGATTCCGGCTCCCTGCGTTTCAGCGCACGGGACATCAGGAAGCCCGGTGGCATCGGCTATATGCCGCAGGAGTTTTCCCTGTACCCTGATCTGACCGTACACGAAAATCTGATGTTCTTTGCTAACCTCTACAAGATCCGGGGCAACGAACGCAAGGAACGCTACAATCGTCTTCTAGAATTCAGCCGGCTGACGAATTTCACCAATCGTCGCGCGGAGAACCTTTCAGGAGGCATGAAGCAAAAACTGGCGCTGATCAGCGTGCTCATGTATGCTCCGCCGCTGCTTATCCTGGACGAACCCACTACCGGCGTCGATCCCATGGCGCGCGCCGAACTCTGGGAGATGCTGCAAACGTTGAAGTCAGAAGGCCGCACTATCCTGGTCAGTACGTCGTATATGGAGGAAGCTGTCCAGTGTGATGAAGTGATTTTTCTCTCCCATGGGAAGGTATTGGCAAACAATTCTCCGGGTGGATTGAAGGCTAATTATGCCCAGGCGCTTTTTGAAGTCCGCACCCAAAAGATCATGACCATACTCCCTACAATGGAACAAACGGACTGGATTCACATGATCTATCCCAAGGGCGATCGGATTCATCTGAGCGTACAGGAATCCGATATCAGTGAGTCCGAAATGCAATCCAGGCTGGATGACATTATTGATCGAGAATTTTCCGTAAGCAGAATCAGCCCAGGGATGGAAGACGTCTACGCGGCGCTGGAGGGACAATCATGA
- a CDS encoding MBL fold metallo-hydrolase translates to MQVKFWGVRGSIATPGPGTVKYGGNTSCVELEVDGNHFVLDAGTGIRLLGLDLLKRQSSGTLNLMISHHHWDHIQGLPFFLPAFRKEYELNIFGYESTNQELEKIIANQMDPTYFPVQLGDLDANLGFHKVEEGTFRIGDVRIDTIFLNHPGYNMAYRFNWKGKTVVYATDNQPFGHCHHLGEWATEEYFHAIKQKSFKHIELHFDDLNERIIDFAKDVDLLIHDTQYTPEEFQRKIDWGHSSYEFTAELAIRANVKSLVLFHHEPLHSDDMVKQIETQTIGILKRAGHDIPCRAAREGLEVLV, encoded by the coding sequence ATGCAAGTGAAGTTTTGGGGGGTTCGCGGATCAATCGCAACTCCGGGACCAGGTACGGTGAAGTATGGCGGCAACACTTCGTGTGTGGAGCTGGAAGTCGATGGCAACCACTTTGTGCTGGATGCCGGCACCGGAATTCGGTTACTGGGCTTAGACCTGCTCAAACGCCAAAGCAGCGGCACGCTTAATTTGATGATCAGCCACCATCATTGGGATCATATCCAGGGATTGCCATTTTTTCTGCCGGCGTTCCGCAAGGAATATGAATTGAACATTTTCGGCTACGAATCCACCAACCAGGAACTCGAAAAAATTATCGCCAACCAGATGGATCCCACCTATTTTCCCGTCCAGCTGGGCGATCTGGATGCCAATCTCGGTTTTCACAAGGTGGAAGAGGGCACCTTCCGGATCGGGGATGTCCGTATCGACACCATCTTTTTAAACCATCCCGGATACAATATGGCGTACCGCTTCAACTGGAAGGGAAAAACGGTTGTCTACGCCACGGACAATCAGCCCTTCGGTCACTGCCATCACCTGGGTGAGTGGGCGACCGAGGAGTATTTCCACGCAATAAAACAGAAGTCCTTCAAGCACATTGAACTGCACTTTGACGATTTGAATGAACGCATCATTGATTTCGCTAAAGATGTGGATTTACTCATCCATGATACCCAGTATACGCCGGAGGAATTCCAGCGGAAGATCGACTGGGGGCATTCCTCATACGAATTTACCGCCGAATTGGCCATCCGCGCCAACGTCAAATCCCTGGTTCTGTTCCACCACGAGCCGCTTCATTCCGACGATATGGTCAAACAGATCGAAACCCAGACCATAGGAATTCTCAAGCGCGCTGGTCACGATATCCCGTGCCGGGCCGCCCGGGAAGGGCTGGAAGTGTTGGTCTGA